From a region of the Rhipicephalus microplus isolate Deutch F79 chromosome X, USDA_Rmic, whole genome shotgun sequence genome:
- the LOC142776597 gene encoding uncharacterized protein LOC142776597 isoform X1, producing the protein MQACVTAGTVIIQRMGRGSMHGSLIWKDCDLLGSFEVTKLPNGWLQAYFSSRAMQLAHMQSKSWSAPLVFCAGRSISIRQDTGINNNVPAVTRGLVLHGHVQCIKNRAQKTNKYKGTASDCSPAQSLQQQKEHIVMSGAAVA; encoded by the exons atgcaagcctgtgtcactgctgggactgttatcattcagcggatggggcgtggaagcatgcatggcagcctcatctggaaggactgcgatctgcttgggagcttcgaggtcacgaaactgcctaacggctggctgcaag cctatttcagcagcagagcgatgcagctagcacacatgcaatccaagtcatggagcgctcctttggtgttctgtgcaggacgcagcatatccatccggcaagacactggtatcaacaataatg ttccagcagtaacaaggggtttggtgctccacggtcatgtacagtgtatcaagaacagagcacagaagaccaacaagtataaagggactgccagtgactgttctcctgctcaaagtttacaacagcagaaagagcacattgtgatgtcaggagcagctgttGCTTAA
- the LOC142776597 gene encoding uncharacterized protein LOC142776597 isoform X2 — protein MQACVTAGTVIIQRMGRGSMHGSLIWKDCDLLGSFEVTKLPNGWLQGRSISIRQDTGINNNVPAVTRGLVLHGHVQCIKNRAQKTNKYKGTASDCSPAQSLQQQKEHIVMSGAAVA, from the exons atgcaagcctgtgtcactgctgggactgttatcattcagcggatggggcgtggaagcatgcatggcagcctcatctggaaggactgcgatctgcttgggagcttcgaggtcacgaaactgcctaacggctggctgcaag gacgcagcatatccatccggcaagacactggtatcaacaataatg ttccagcagtaacaaggggtttggtgctccacggtcatgtacagtgtatcaagaacagagcacagaagaccaacaagtataaagggactgccagtgactgttctcctgctcaaagtttacaacagcagaaagagcacattgtgatgtcaggagcagctgttGCTTAA